In Leptotrichia sp. OH3620_COT-345, the following proteins share a genomic window:
- a CDS encoding autotransporter-associated N-terminal domain-containing protein, with product MANNLKNLEKVLKQFTKRNKNVKYTREFFLSFLLMGVFAFSDGLTSSQLKNTENNINRTRKELSTSIVDMKNMFRQAKIENNKLLRNANLELIQLMEEGDHVVKSPWSSWQFGIGYTYNKWKGTYKGENDKSKVYPYYGVYLRSNNLDRYIGRGNEFFFNLAKHIINPNNLYDLKSASSVMLDNRSINGEGFADLRILDELPLIANVNANVVPKEISRTPHSPMINPAQPPVIGAPTVNYSVNVSRPSAPGTAEIFNIDLGAYCNDMANNCLWQNEAFEGEAINQLTGIMEKYGFADFDGNGKYDNGYDGYAGYRHFNNDSPNIEGIYSESIYQTKSTSANGMTNNSQPSLIYSWNILSPTRKGQWRLFTTYLDVQADTNNPGTAVDLTVDTSHKISSINQLDNMPTNNFNPWIAGLVAGIGPLTNKNYEKYMNRPFNTQAFYVGGSRFATLDNVTGGGSIVNNATLSLEGPLTIGLEVQYDAIGAKTRKLENNGIISDKGEDVISFSRQNVNTSGDTNGNNEIDKGEKVFLDLGIYDWQADTNYDGHDRVESSSIREDTVKGGFGTAQLNITVASGRAKEFYRNAEGYIGGKVGLILTREDGEDNLGPDNKYRLANQSGTIDFRGNDSIGIQIYSPYSHVIKEPRPWEFRSEEINGMNFHVFEYLVEKKPVTVNVENKGTITTMGAKSYGIKISSGVDYKNSSVINDTGGVINVAGYDEDNEDKAGYSAGMAVLEDGKQSGKNYTEINLFGPIKGYIKPDGTVDPSITKTSPKPIVAGNMIQNKGTINIAGNNNSGMFLQTAFNDTFTSSGNISIKTNIINDTKYDDIAKGNVGIRIDSGIIQDNQTYIEVYRDNNTYQYTYVTYSAKGHPKNINGKIFDGIDTKGITTKLGTQKGINTSAAVIDIETGDKNVGMLASGGNAQVINEGTINIKDNDKTTENGNYGMATALKQSYIRNAGADGVLWTADDEIDYTEPSANANFYQIGYAENNGTININTVSKNNVGLLINSADNVTINGVSGINTKGTGKTGKTSKINIETEGNIGVANFGNFTMEGGEINAKGAGSVGIYTNYAHSNGTGNGASTTVIKEAVDGTKANIKVEGGAAALYAENSSNGVDKTTINIQNSDITVGAGGLLFYNYSNPVIPNIYRATGKINIIGAGVNALIKNNGLAFILKQNNNAAPYWNINDVLSNISGASGNKMTLKLEDGARLFLIDAGSNAVVSASDITNIKNTIALPNSGIAIDPASGNFKYITLKGGTFNINDDVALNSPNNVFAAIDYIASNVNILIGKTISNINNATNEGEKFANGDQYVIAQINPKSISGGGVSGDITVKNDGNIIIKENSTDGNIVGDTIAIVTDLGTVINNGTILNTTDNGVGILGTRSTIITNSGDITVGNNGTGIYGLNKLSGTEDGDINITSSGNIIATGNNTSAGYGIIALNKTAGRTSNVTVNSGKIDVSAKNGGAGIYVLNNGVTGNSTINVNGGKIISGKEGAGIVHINGTTNLGAVTIETIGDNSTGVYQKDGGTINLTGTTLKIGNKGAGVYAVNSNIVNNGITPTVIGNEAIAYAVENGTYSNPLAGAEAKLGSESIYIYARGNGRTAIVTNNTAISAEGSNNVALYGKDTANITNNSAINLNITNNTSETVEKGLQNVGILMTGNGGYALNTNNINIGISNKTTERYSIGMAAEGTNINLENNGTITVSGNRSIGMYGRGIGTVVRNNGTIILDASVASASNMIDGMTGIYVADGATGYNYGTIKTAGNYAGNSYIKGMTGVVIKDATFVNYNNIEINADESAGVYIKNGVIKNYGNMTITGNKSKGVILEGKNTTIDGQSISLTNGDVINGVNPHTGNIGTISADDKYASNISYDPSNRLGSVIIKGNPGIGLIGGVVINGIEQRIHDVAANIDAAGKNYYISNLGIYIDTLGRTNAIRGLNNLFNNPGRPIQNTENKVNIMFGAELADLTREKVIRVPAEIVSKIRRDYPEYSFGKSSFVSGAYHWIGSIDIGDPNNQNDDTFVMAKIPYTDYAKKGDKNIYNFLDGLEQRYSENEVNSPEKLYFNKLNAIGDGEAKLWAQAVDEALGRQYINARQRIYMTSSTLDKELDNLRNWRNGSKNINKIISFGNRDEYKTKSAQIHNHKSNAYGVAYINQRETVKKNDASGWYAGALHNTFKLKDIGSSEEKTLMLKVGIYKSIPFGNKKDNIWTISGEGFVGHSEMKRRFLNVDTIYEAQGNYTSYGIAMKNEFVKNIRLSERFTFTPYGSLKMEYGRHDDIKEKRGVLRLAIEDGKYFSIKPQAGVILTYKQPVAVKSTFVTSLGMSYEAELGKVTEGETKFRVNYTSAGSYRFKGEKDNKKGNFKTELNIGLENKNFGITINGGYDTKGKNIRGGIGFRAIY from the coding sequence ATGGCTAATAATTTAAAAAATTTGGAAAAAGTATTAAAGCAGTTTACTAAAAGAAATAAAAATGTTAAATATACAAGAGAATTTTTTTTAAGTTTTCTTTTAATGGGAGTATTTGCATTTTCTGACGGGTTAACTTCTTCTCAGTTAAAAAATACTGAAAATAATATAAATCGTACAAGAAAAGAGCTGAGTACATCTATAGTGGATATGAAAAATATGTTCAGACAGGCAAAAATTGAGAATAACAAACTTCTGAGAAATGCCAATCTTGAACTTATCCAGTTAATGGAAGAAGGAGATCATGTTGTTAAATCTCCATGGAGTTCATGGCAGTTCGGTATAGGATATACATACAACAAATGGAAAGGTACTTATAAAGGAGAAAACGATAAAAGTAAAGTTTATCCTTATTACGGAGTTTATTTACGTTCCAATAATTTGGACAGATATATAGGAAGAGGAAATGAATTTTTCTTTAATCTTGCAAAGCATATAATCAATCCGAATAATCTATATGATTTGAAATCGGCTTCATCTGTTATGTTGGATAATCGAAGCATAAACGGTGAAGGATTTGCTGATTTGAGAATTCTTGACGAACTTCCTCTGATTGCCAATGTAAATGCAAATGTAGTACCGAAAGAAATAAGTCGTACTCCTCATTCACCTATGATTAATCCCGCTCAACCGCCTGTAATAGGTGCACCTACAGTTAATTACAGTGTAAATGTAAGTAGACCTTCCGCTCCGGGAACGGCAGAAATATTTAACATTGATTTAGGAGCATATTGTAATGATATGGCTAATAATTGTTTATGGCAAAATGAAGCTTTTGAAGGAGAAGCTATTAATCAATTAACAGGTATTATGGAAAAATATGGATTTGCCGATTTTGACGGAAATGGGAAATATGATAACGGATATGACGGATATGCAGGATATAGACATTTTAACAATGATTCTCCAAATATTGAAGGAATTTATTCTGAAAGTATTTATCAAACTAAAAGTACAAGTGCAAACGGAATGACAAATAACAGTCAACCGAGTCTTATTTATTCGTGGAATATTCTTTCGCCTACAAGAAAAGGACAATGGAGACTTTTTACAACATATCTTGATGTACAGGCTGATACAAATAATCCGGGAACAGCAGTTGACTTGACAGTAGATACAAGTCATAAAATAAGTTCGATAAATCAGTTGGATAATATGCCTACAAATAATTTTAATCCGTGGATAGCTGGATTAGTAGCCGGAATAGGTCCTCTTACTAATAAAAACTATGAAAAATATATGAATAGACCGTTTAATACACAGGCATTTTATGTAGGAGGAAGCCGTTTTGCCACTTTGGATAATGTTACAGGAGGCGGGTCCATTGTCAATAATGCGACATTAAGTTTGGAAGGTCCTTTAACTATCGGATTGGAAGTACAATATGACGCAATAGGAGCAAAAACAAGAAAGTTGGAAAATAACGGGATCATATCGGATAAAGGTGAAGATGTTATAAGTTTCTCACGTCAGAATGTAAACACAAGCGGAGATACAAACGGTAATAACGAAATTGATAAAGGAGAAAAAGTTTTTCTTGATTTAGGAATATACGATTGGCAAGCAGATACCAATTATGACGGACATGATAGAGTAGAAAGCTCAAGTATAAGAGAAGATACCGTAAAAGGAGGGTTCGGTACTGCACAGCTGAATATAACTGTCGCTTCAGGACGTGCAAAGGAATTTTATCGTAATGCAGAGGGATATATCGGAGGAAAAGTCGGACTTATACTTACTCGTGAAGACGGAGAAGATAATTTAGGTCCGGATAATAAATACAGACTTGCAAATCAAAGTGGAACTATTGATTTTAGAGGGAATGATTCTATAGGAATACAGATATACAGTCCATATTCACATGTAATAAAAGAACCTCGTCCTTGGGAATTTAGAAGTGAAGAAATAAACGGAATGAATTTTCATGTTTTTGAATATCTTGTAGAAAAAAAACCGGTAACTGTAAATGTTGAAAATAAAGGAACGATTACGACGATGGGAGCAAAAAGTTACGGTATAAAAATATCTTCAGGAGTAGATTATAAAAATTCCTCGGTAATAAATGATACGGGAGGGGTAATAAACGTTGCGGGATATGATGAAGATAATGAAGATAAGGCAGGATATTCGGCAGGTATGGCAGTACTTGAAGACGGAAAACAGTCAGGAAAGAATTACACAGAAATAAATTTATTCGGTCCTATAAAAGGCTATATAAAACCGGACGGAACGGTAGACCCGAGTATTACAAAAACTTCTCCTAAACCTATTGTTGCAGGTAATATGATTCAAAATAAAGGAACTATAAATATCGCAGGAAATAATAACAGCGGAATGTTTTTACAAACCGCATTTAATGATACTTTTACTTCAAGCGGTAATATATCTATAAAAACAAATATAATAAATGATACAAAATATGATGATATTGCGAAAGGTAATGTAGGTATAAGAATAGACAGCGGTATTATTCAGGATAATCAGACATATATAGAAGTATATCGTGATAACAATACTTATCAGTATACTTATGTTACTTATAGTGCAAAAGGGCATCCTAAAAATATTAACGGAAAAATATTTGACGGAATTGATACTAAAGGAATAACAACTAAACTTGGTACTCAGAAAGGTATCAATACAAGTGCAGCGGTAATTGATATTGAAACAGGAGATAAAAATGTCGGTATGCTTGCCAGTGGAGGTAATGCTCAAGTTATAAATGAAGGAACAATCAATATTAAAGATAATGATAAAACTACAGAAAACGGAAATTACGGAATGGCAACCGCATTAAAGCAGTCATATATCAGAAATGCCGGAGCTGACGGAGTTTTATGGACTGCCGATGATGAAATAGATTATACAGAACCTTCTGCCAATGCAAACTTCTATCAGATAGGATATGCTGAAAATAACGGGACTATAAATATTAATACGGTAAGTAAAAATAATGTAGGTTTGTTGATAAATTCCGCTGATAATGTAACTATAAACGGAGTTTCAGGAATAAATACTAAAGGAACCGGAAAAACAGGGAAAACCTCCAAAATTAATATTGAAACAGAAGGAAATATAGGAGTTGCCAACTTCGGTAATTTTACAATGGAAGGTGGAGAAATAAATGCTAAAGGTGCAGGTTCAGTAGGTATTTATACTAATTATGCTCATAGTAACGGTACAGGTAACGGAGCTTCTACAACTGTAATTAAAGAAGCTGTTGACGGAACAAAGGCAAATATTAAAGTAGAAGGTGGAGCGGCAGCTCTTTATGCAGAAAATTCAAGCAACGGCGTAGATAAAACAACGATAAATATTCAAAATAGCGATATTACAGTAGGAGCAGGGGGCTTACTGTTCTATAATTACAGTAATCCTGTCATACCTAATATATACAGAGCTACAGGGAAAATAAATATTATAGGAGCCGGAGTAAATGCATTAATAAAAAATAACGGACTTGCATTTATTTTAAAGCAAAATAATAATGCCGCACCTTATTGGAATATAAATGATGTTTTAAGTAATATTTCCGGTGCTTCAGGAAATAAAATGACTCTGAAATTAGAAGACGGGGCAAGACTGTTTCTTATAGATGCAGGTTCAAATGCTGTGGTGTCGGCTTCAGATATAACAAATATAAAAAATACCATAGCTTTACCTAACAGCGGAATAGCAATTGATCCGGCTTCAGGAAATTTTAAATATATAACACTGAAAGGCGGTACATTTAATATAAATGACGATGTTGCTTTGAATTCTCCTAATAATGTTTTTGCCGCTATTGATTATATAGCTTCAAATGTAAATATTTTAATCGGAAAGACTATAAGTAACATAAATAATGCAACTAATGAAGGTGAAAAATTTGCAAATGGAGACCAATATGTTATAGCTCAAATAAATCCTAAATCTATCAGTGGAGGTGGAGTTTCAGGAGATATTACAGTTAAAAATGATGGAAATATTATTATTAAAGAAAATTCCACAGACGGAAATATTGTCGGTGATACTATAGCTATTGTAACTGACTTGGGTACGGTTATAAATAACGGAACTATTTTAAATACTACCGATAACGGCGTAGGTATACTGGGAACACGTTCCACAATTATTACAAATTCAGGAGATATTACAGTAGGAAACAATGGAACTGGTATATATGGATTGAATAAATTATCAGGAACTGAAGACGGAGATATAAACATTACAAGTAGCGGTAATATAATCGCTACAGGAAATAATACTTCAGCAGGGTACGGAATAATCGCCTTAAATAAAACGGCGGGTAGAACATCAAATGTAACTGTCAATAGTGGTAAAATTGATGTAAGTGCTAAAAATGGCGGTGCAGGAATATATGTATTAAATAATGGTGTTACGGGAAATTCCACAATAAATGTAAATGGCGGAAAAATTATTTCAGGAAAAGAAGGTGCAGGTATCGTTCATATAAACGGAACAACAAATTTAGGAGCGGTAACAATTGAAACTATAGGAGATAACAGTACAGGTGTGTATCAGAAAGACGGAGGAACGATAAATCTTACCGGAACAACATTGAAAATAGGAAATAAAGGTGCAGGAGTGTATGCTGTAAATTCAAATATAGTAAATAACGGAATTACACCGACAGTAATCGGAAATGAAGCAATAGCATATGCTGTTGAAAACGGAACATATAGCAATCCTTTAGCAGGAGCCGAAGCAAAATTAGGTTCAGAGAGTATTTATATCTATGCCAGAGGTAACGGAAGAACAGCTATAGTAACAAATAATACGGCTATATCAGCTGAAGGCTCCAATAATGTGGCTTTATATGGTAAAGATACTGCAAATATAACAAATAATTCGGCTATTAATTTGAATATTACAAATAATACAAGTGAAACCGTTGAAAAAGGATTACAAAATGTAGGTATATTAATGACAGGTAATGGAGGATATGCTTTAAATACTAATAATATCAATATAGGTATTTCAAATAAAACTACTGAAAGATATTCAATCGGTATGGCTGCGGAAGGTACAAATATTAACTTGGAAAATAACGGTACAATCACTGTTAGTGGAAATAGAAGTATAGGTATGTATGGCAGAGGTATCGGAACGGTAGTAAGAAATAACGGTACAATAATTCTTGATGCATCAGTTGCTTCAGCCTCAAATATGATTGACGGAATGACAGGGATATATGTGGCGGATGGAGCTACAGGATATAACTACGGTACAATTAAAACAGCAGGAAATTATGCAGGAAATTCTTATATTAAAGGAATGACAGGTGTAGTTATTAAAGATGCAACTTTTGTAAATTATAATAATATAGAAATAAATGCAGATGAAAGTGCCGGAGTATATATTAAAAACGGTGTTATTAAAAATTACGGAAATATGACTATTACAGGAAATAAATCAAAAGGAGTAATTTTAGAAGGTAAGAATACTACTATTGACGGTCAATCAATAAGTTTAACCAACGGAGATGTCATAAACGGAGTAAACCCCCATACAGGAAATATAGGTACAATATCGGCTGATGATAAGTATGCTTCAAATATATCTTATGATCCGTCAAACAGATTGGGAAGTGTAATAATAAAAGGTAATCCCGGTATAGGATTGATAGGTGGAGTTGTTATAAATGGAATTGAACAGAGAATACATGACGTTGCGGCAAATATAGATGCAGCCGGAAAAAATTATTATATTTCCAATCTCGGTATTTATATAGATACCTTAGGACGTACTAATGCTATTCGTGGATTAAATAATTTATTTAATAATCCGGGAAGACCAATTCAAAATACTGAAAATAAAGTAAATATAATGTTTGGTGCGGAATTGGCTGACTTAACACGTGAAAAAGTTATAAGAGTTCCTGCAGAAATAGTTTCAAAAATCAGACGTGATTATCCGGAATATAGTTTTGGAAAAAGTTCATTTGTTTCAGGGGCCTATCATTGGATAGGATCAATTGATATAGGAGATCCTAATAATCAGAATGATGATACTTTCGTAATGGCAAAAATTCCTTATACGGACTATGCAAAAAAAGGAGATAAAAATATATATAATTTCCTTGATGGATTGGAACAAAGATACAGTGAAAATGAAGTAAATTCTCCTGAAAAACTTTATTTCAATAAATTGAATGCAATCGGTGACGGTGAAGCTAAATTATGGGCACAAGCTGTAGATGAAGCTTTAGGTAGACAATATATTAATGCCCGTCAAAGAATTTATATGACAAGTTCCACTTTAGACAAAGAACTTGATAATCTGAGAAACTGGAGAAACGGTTCCAAAAATATAAATAAAATAATATCGTTCGGTAATCGTGATGAATACAAGACAAAATCAGCTCAGATACATAATCATAAGAGTAATGCTTACGGAGTTGCATATATAAATCAAAGAGAAACCGTTAAGAAAAATGATGCTTCAGGTTGGTATGCAGGGGCATTACATAATACTTTCAAACTTAAAGATATAGGAAGTTCTGAAGAAAAGACTCTAATGCTTAAAGTAGGAATATATAAATCTATACCGTTTGGAAATAAAAAAGATAATATCTGGACGATTTCAGGTGAAGGATTTGTAGGACATAGTGAAATGAAGAGAAGATTCCTTAATGTTGATACTATTTATGAAGCACAGGGAAATTACACAAGTTACGGTATTGCTATGAAAAATGAATTTGTTAAAAATATTCGTTTGAGTGAGAGATTTACTTTTACACCTTATGGAAGTCTGAAAATGGAATATGGACGTCATGATGATATTAAGGAAAAAAGAGGTGTTTTACGTTTGGCAATTGAAGATGGCAAATATTTCTCAATTAAGCCTCAAGCAGGAGTTATTCTGACTTATAAACAGCCTGTAGCAGTAAAATCGACATTTGTAACTTCGTTAGGAATGAGTTATGAAGCGGAATTAGGTAAAGTTACTGAAGGAGAAACAAAATTCAGAGTAAATTATACTAGTGCCGGTTCATACAGATTTAAAGGAGAAAAGGACAATAAAAAAGGGAATTTCAAGACGGAATTGAACATAGGGCTCGAAAATAAAAACTTCGGAATAACAATAAACGGAGGTTACGATACAAAGGGTAAAAATATAAGAGGAGGAATAGGATTCAGAGCTATTTACTAA
- a CDS encoding YfhO family protein, translating to MQVYLYINNLKEVVSKIYLKINDIHVSGDTIDQGTKLIKVNNDDKIKIIIDTNLLELNKDKLYELNREEFENSIKKIKNRNFIEKIKDGYVKIKFNSDNNKILMTTIPYEKGRSVKINGKNKKIIGVFIGIKPVKGENVIELKYEASGLKTGILISLTGIIILILLFIKKINIKNKI from the coding sequence ATGCAGGTTTATTTATATATAAATAATCTAAAGGAAGTTGTCAGTAAAATTTATTTAAAAATAAATGATATACATGTATCGGGAGATACAATAGATCAGGGTACGAAACTTATAAAAGTTAATAACGATGATAAAATAAAAATTATAATAGATACAAATTTATTGGAATTAAATAAAGATAAGTTATATGAATTGAACAGAGAAGAGTTTGAAAATTCAATTAAGAAAATAAAGAACCGTAACTTTATAGAAAAAATAAAAGACGGTTATGTGAAAATAAAATTTAATAGTGATAACAATAAAATATTAATGACTACAATTCCTTATGAAAAAGGCCGGTCTGTAAAAATTAATGGAAAAAATAAAAAAATAATAGGAGTATTTATAGGAATCAAACCTGTAAAAGGAGAAAATGTTATTGAATTGAAATATGAGGCATCGGGGTTAAAAACAGGAATCCTCATAAGTTTGACGGGAATAATAATTTTAATATTATTATTTATAAAGAAAATAAATATAAAAAACAAAATTTAA